A segment of the Trifolium pratense cultivar HEN17-A07 linkage group LG7, ARS_RC_1.1, whole genome shotgun sequence genome:
TCATTTGAGCTTAgggttttattttcttgttccCCTTTTAAATTTGAGTTCTTAAAATATATCAATGTTTGTTTCTAGttcatattgttttttatttttggtaaggTTTGTAGTTCatattgttaattgttaatgtttaatatctaaaaatatataaaaaaatacagataattagtatttaaaaaaaaataattgtttgcgTCGGATCGGCTGGTCGCTCATAATCGGTCTCCAATTCGGTCTCTATAATCACATAGCGACTGATTTAGCGACCGAATATTTTTTGACTTTTACACTCAAAATTTTggtctctaattcggtctctaCAGCGACCGAAACATTGGTCACTAATTATTGGTCTCTAATTCAGTCTCTATAATTACGTAGTGACCGATTTAGCGACTGAATATTTTTTGACTTTGATGCTCGAAATTTTggtctctaattcggtctctatagCGACCAAATTATTTCGGTCGCTAAATTGGTCTCTAAAACCGAATTTTCTAGTAGTGCCACTTCTGTTATCACACAACAACAAGatacttcatcatcatcatcatcatcatcatcatcatcatcatcagttTCAATTTCTCCTCCTCCCAACTTGAAGTCACTATTTCGGAAGCTGTGAAACGAACTCAAGCGATTTGGAACCTACGAAACAAAATTAGGCGTTTTCATGAGTAATTCGGAACCTATGAAACGAAATTAGGCGTTTTCATGAGTAATTCGGAACCTACGAAACGAAATCAGGTGCTTTCGGAAGTTAGGATCCGAATATACTTAAATTAGGCGTTTTTGTGATTGAGATACTCTTTAAGTGATTCTTTCGTATTGTAATATGGACAACAATtcatattgtaatcaaaatttcaaagcATGTGTGATAGGGATAGCTAACAAGTTTACTCGCTCTTTGGTCTTCGTTTGCATTCGAAGACAAAAAGTGTGATATGAAGATGTATTTTCGGTTCCTACAATaggaaacaaaatttaatttggatAGTAGAATCCAAACTAAAATTAGGGGCATTTTGAGATTTGTGGGGTTCTGAAAGTGATTAagggggcctaaaaagcaattttcattaattatgtaaaaaaacGGGTTAAACATGCCAACATGCGAATCCGGTGATTTAATCCGCCAAACCCACGATTTTAACAGTTCAACTTCAATCTAcatgaagaaaaatataaacgaacaaaaaaatagttttaagtCCACGCagatgtttgtcaaaaaaaaaaagtccacgCAGATGTCGGGCTAAACTGGTCAGCCCACAGACATTGACCTGAATTTCCAGTTGTACGGTATATTAGCTAAATAAATttggttagatttttttttggtcaatagTTAGAATTTTAATACAGGgaatgttaatatatatatatatatatatatatatatatatatatatatatatatatataaataaaataagagtaGATTTTTAATCGTGGAGAATCTAAATCCAAAAAATTGGATTATataagtaaaaagaaaaaattcaccCACCGACCCTATATAAATAAGGGTTAtgcttgtacaaaaaaaaaaattatgctaaaCGGTACCTggtgcactgtttaacatttgcctataaataaatctaaaaaaaataataataaactgtTTACTTTACCCTACAAAAAAATTGGAATCTGTTTCTCACACTTGCTCGCTGCCGTCTCTCTCACCAAAACCAAACAACGATCGATCACTGAATACACCACGGTTCAATCAAGTACTTTTCTATCCTTTTTTACACAATTAATGTCAAATTTAAATTATCAATCTTTGTTATCTGTATTAAGTTATGAGATTAGCTCTGTTTTTTCCAGCAATATAAGATTACATTGTTGTGTTCTTGCTTTGCATATATGTGATTTGGTTGTGTCTTCAAGTCAACATATataatttctttctttcattgttatcttttatttttgttgtgcaATTGTTGTATTGTATTGTCATGTTGTTTGAACTTAAAACTTTGTGTTCTCTGTCTCTATCTTTGAGCTAATACTGCTGCTTGCAATTGTTGTATTGTATTGTGATGTTGTTTGCACTTAAATCATGTAATTTTTGGAAGATATGATTATATTATATGGATATATACTAAGCAGTGACTTTATGAAACATTTGTGTATTTGTTAGGTCACCAAAGAATAGTGGTGCGGAAAATGAAAAGACAAAAGAAAAGCGAAATAGACAGACTCAGTGACTTACCGGATCATCTCCTTTTGCATATAATGCAATTTATGATTGCAAAACATTGTGTCCAGACTTGTGTTTTGTCTAAAAGATGGAAAAACCTTTGGAAATGTCTCACTAATATCAAGTTATTTGATCCATACAAGGGTGTTATCTACGATGAGTTTGTATCCCAGTTTCTATCTTGTCGTGACAACTCTGTTCCCCTTCATAGCATATCATATAAGAATGATGAAATTCTCCCTAAAACTACTAATATTCTTGTAGAGATCATGGAATATGCTGCGTCGCATAACGTGCAACAACTAGAAATTCAAACAGACCACATAAGAAATCTTGAGTTGCCCCCTTCCATTTTTAATTGCGATTCTTTGACATCTCTTACTCTTTTCTTGCGGGGTGTATCTAAATCCACTACCAAAATGTTTCCAAAATCTTTGAACTTGCCGGCATTGAAAACTTTAACACTTGTGCATTTCACTTTCTTTACTAGTGACAATGGCTATGCTGAGCCGTTTTCAACATGTAATATGTTGAACGAGTTGGTCATTTTTGATTGTAAATTACAAGATGATGCTCAAGGCGTCCTTTGCATATCGAATTCTAAACTTTCTATTTTGGCCATAGGTACTATGAATCGTCGTCATTCCAACATTCACAAAGTTATACTTTGTACTCCAAAACTTAAATCTCTCACTATGATGGGGATTCCTCCTATTTTCCCAGCCCCTTCTACATGCAGTTTAACAAATTTGTTGGAAGAACTAAATTTTGATTGTAGTTATGGGTCTATGGGAGAAGATATCTTGATTAGTTGGTTGCATTTGATTGCTAAAGTCAAGATAATGACTCTCAGTTACAAATTCCTTAAATTAATGGTTAATGTAAGTAAGTTATTTTAATTAGTATCTTTTGTCGtcttcatatttttaatttatgtataGAATTCACTCttctaatttaattatataatatatatgcagATTCTGAAAAATAATAGTTCAATGAGAGCTCAACTTCCTAGTTTTGTTAAATTGAAGTCATTGAAAGTGGATGCTAATTACCCATGGAAATGTAATAAGAGAATAAGAGAAATGGTATCATATCTACTTCAAAATTCTCCACCACCTGCCACCTTTGATATCAGTAAGTATTTTTTCCATCTTCTTCTACGTTTTCGCCGTCGTCTgtcatctcttttttttttttcttcaaaattgaaTATGAGGGATAAAAATTCCTAAATTGTGAATGCAGTAAGCCTCCTGAACGGAATATATAAAGTGTACAAACAAACAACTGAGGCACACTAGTATACGtgaaagagaagaagagatTTGTTACTGGTGATAATATAAAGGTGTATTTAACAAACATTATATGTTGAAATTTGAGGATGTTGTTTTTATAAGAAAGATACAATTTAACGCTTCTAAATATTCTGTTGTACATTTTAGTCTCATCAATTGAAATTAATTAGTGC
Coding sequences within it:
- the LOC123894132 gene encoding F-box protein At4g09920-like, with amino-acid sequence MKRQKKSEIDRLSDLPDHLLLHIMQFMIAKHCVQTCVLSKRWKNLWKCLTNIKLFDPYKGVIYDEFVSQFLSCRDNSVPLHSISYKNDEILPKTTNILVEIMEYAASHNVQQLEIQTDHIRNLELPPSIFNCDSLTSLTLFLRGVSKSTTKMFPKSLNLPALKTLTLVHFTFFTSDNGYAEPFSTCNMLNELVIFDCKLQDDAQGVLCISNSKLSILAIGTMNRRHSNIHKVILCTPKLKSLTMMGIPPIFPAPSTCSLTNLLEELNFDCSYGSMGEDILISWLHLIAKVKIMTLSYKFLKLMVNILKNNSSMRAQLPSFVKLKSLKVDANYPWKCNKRIREMVSYLLQNSPPPATFDIISLLNGIYKVYKQTTEAH